Proteins encoded by one window of Monoglobus pectinilyticus:
- a CDS encoding response regulator → MKKSICSIKKVILKALMFSVLFLFPLNGSFCYAMVNGAGRQNLYSQNLMLITVMCCVILILLICLVFLVNKLLKTKKIINKNMENEKILNGLVNTVVYKIMPDGIETLYYSDGVPKLLDMTKDEYDNWVSDGDLIEKCVYKGDLPRFMRMYERVLNNKYPNMNINFRLNTKNNVHTWIHLNAFRIREENGYPVFAALFSEGSDEAKMYRKIIDDSPTGVFVASVSNDEILYANSAMYRLGLCDSGEILGRNCYEVFFGRRERCEFCRKENLSYNSLLVCELFNRDMTRHYCNSARLIDWNGIPAYIEYISEDTESFFAYKKRNDLINNFPGGAGICEMEDGKFRVSFLNEGYYKMLGRNMEDSMSIEKNHSLNYIYPDDKKKILSEIASLNECGQIGECTVRVETSEPGVLKWINMRGTLSEKDGDKKVFYVSFSDVDESKKASIKLNEAYKNLELSEKMLNEAIRHSEIKLWEYFPETGCVVWTSPFENDFDAENIMENYPDSWIEMNITAPESVEDLKRFYNEAKAGKTEGTCEIKNKFKDGYRWERLNFTSIPGKGEERTKVIVTAIDITKQKEAEKRFEEELARKSALEADSVSSITYNVSKDTIAEAVTNNGHRNIIKQNCRLSDAVSGMYEFMASDKDIEICKKEFNQTTMLNNYYNDCRKYEVVYCITPPDGKDRIKYYSADISMAEDPRSKEIYAFVYTHDVTDDILKKEVIESAIEEEVDFISYLNLKTNIVKMLNYKKDAVALPGTEPRDYTESNMVNIPAMIPPEEQEECFKAFDVENIKKELINKDEFSIIHSVYNKRNPNEKRRVKHRIYYLNERCDIIVFVRSDITDVFNQEQEKNRQLQDALRQAKQANAAKSDFLSRMSHEIRTPMNAVLSLASLGAEDSKDPEMTEYFKKINDSGKYLLGLINDILDMSRIERQKVKLNPEIAELDKFFSTIMSIIKPLYQAKNIDFVFDRSEFKRKYAKIDVMRTQQILINLLNNAIKFSDNGGRIEFTALSLNRGGKEYNKFIIRDYGVGMSKDFLSRVFNPFEQEQNKFSSSQEGTGLGLAISKNLVSLMGGTIEVESVINQGSTFTVEIPVSEPGAEEIREFIDLKRDSKNTCDLSGRRVLLAEDHPINTEITVKLLEKRGMVVEHAEDGVIAVDMFKKSKPGYYDAVLMDIRMPNMDGLEAAEKIRSLNRSDAKTVPIIAMTANAFDTDIENSINAGMNAHLSKPIKPEEVYKTLEILVGRV, encoded by the coding sequence ATGAAAAAGTCAATTTGTTCCATAAAAAAAGTTATTCTAAAAGCACTTATGTTTAGTGTTTTATTTTTGTTTCCGCTTAACGGTTCGTTTTGTTATGCAATGGTTAACGGCGCAGGGCGGCAGAATTTGTACAGCCAAAACCTGATGTTAATAACGGTGATGTGCTGCGTCATTTTAATCTTGTTAATATGTTTAGTGTTTCTAGTAAACAAACTTCTTAAAACGAAAAAAATAATTAATAAGAATATGGAAAATGAAAAGATTTTAAACGGTCTTGTAAATACTGTTGTGTATAAGATTATGCCTGACGGAATAGAAACTTTGTATTACAGCGACGGAGTGCCAAAGCTTTTGGATATGACCAAAGATGAATATGACAATTGGGTATCAGACGGAGACTTAATTGAAAAGTGTGTATATAAGGGGGATTTGCCCCGGTTTATGAGAATGTATGAAAGAGTGTTAAATAATAAATATCCTAATATGAATATAAATTTTCGATTAAATACGAAAAATAATGTTCATACTTGGATACACCTCAATGCGTTTAGAATACGTGAGGAGAACGGTTATCCGGTATTTGCCGCACTTTTTTCGGAGGGTTCGGACGAAGCTAAAATGTATCGGAAAATAATCGATGATTCTCCGACCGGCGTTTTTGTAGCATCGGTAAGTAATGATGAAATACTCTATGCCAACAGCGCCATGTATAGATTAGGACTGTGTGACAGCGGTGAGATTTTAGGCAGAAATTGCTATGAGGTTTTCTTTGGCCGCAGAGAACGCTGTGAGTTCTGCCGGAAGGAAAATTTGAGTTATAACTCTCTGCTGGTATGCGAATTGTTTAACAGGGATATGACAAGGCATTACTGCAACAGTGCCAGACTCATAGATTGGAATGGTATTCCTGCATATATTGAATACATAAGCGAGGATACAGAAAGTTTTTTTGCTTATAAAAAGCGTAATGACCTGATTAATAATTTCCCGGGCGGCGCCGGAATATGCGAGATGGAAGACGGCAAGTTCAGGGTGTCTTTTCTCAATGAAGGCTATTATAAAATGCTGGGACGGAATATGGAAGATTCTATGAGTATTGAGAAAAATCATAGTCTAAACTATATTTATCCTGATGACAAAAAGAAAATTTTAAGTGAAATAGCTTCTTTAAATGAATGCGGACAGATAGGAGAATGTACGGTTCGTGTTGAGACAAGCGAACCGGGCGTTTTAAAATGGATTAATATGCGCGGCACCTTGTCTGAAAAAGACGGGGATAAAAAAGTCTTTTACGTTTCTTTTTCAGATGTTGATGAATCTAAGAAAGCCAGTATTAAGCTTAATGAAGCATATAAAAATCTTGAACTCAGTGAAAAGATGCTGAATGAGGCAATAAGACATTCAGAAATAAAATTATGGGAGTATTTCCCGGAGACAGGCTGCGTTGTCTGGACTTCTCCGTTTGAAAATGATTTTGACGCGGAGAATATTATGGAAAATTATCCTGACTCATGGATTGAAATGAACATTACCGCGCCCGAGAGCGTTGAGGATTTAAAACGTTTTTATAATGAAGCTAAGGCTGGAAAAACCGAAGGAACCTGTGAGATAAAGAATAAATTTAAAGACGGTTACCGCTGGGAGAGGCTGAATTTTACATCAATCCCGGGCAAAGGAGAAGAGCGGACAAAAGTTATTGTCACAGCTATAGATATTACCAAGCAAAAAGAAGCTGAAAAAAGGTTCGAAGAGGAGCTTGCAAGAAAGAGCGCCCTTGAGGCTGATTCTGTATCCAGTATTACATATAATGTTTCTAAGGATACTATAGCTGAGGCGGTTACCAATAACGGTCACCGCAATATAATTAAGCAGAATTGCAGATTAAGCGACGCAGTGTCAGGTATGTATGAATTTATGGCGTCAGATAAGGACATAGAAATATGCAAAAAAGAGTTTAATCAAACGACTATGCTCAATAATTATTATAATGATTGCAGAAAATATGAGGTTGTTTATTGCATTACGCCGCCGGATGGGAAAGATAGAATTAAATATTATTCAGCGGATATCAGTATGGCTGAAGACCCCAGGTCTAAGGAGATTTATGCTTTTGTTTATACTCATGATGTAACCGATGATATATTAAAAAAGGAAGTTATTGAGAGCGCAATTGAGGAAGAAGTAGACTTTATTTCATACTTAAATTTGAAAACTAATATTGTTAAAATGCTGAATTATAAAAAAGACGCCGTAGCTCTTCCAGGAACTGAACCACGAGATTATACGGAAAGCAATATGGTAAATATACCCGCTATGATTCCACCGGAGGAACAGGAGGAATGTTTTAAAGCCTTCGACGTTGAAAACATAAAAAAAGAGCTTATAAACAAAGATGAGTTTTCTATAATTCATTCGGTTTACAATAAGAGGAATCCTAATGAAAAGAGACGTGTGAAACATAGGATTTATTATCTGAATGAGCGGTGTGATATAATAGTTTTTGTACGCAGCGATATAACTGATGTTTTTAATCAGGAACAGGAAAAAAACCGGCAGCTTCAAGACGCACTTAGACAGGCAAAGCAAGCTAATGCTGCCAAGAGCGACTTTTTATCAAGGATGAGCCATGAGATAAGAACTCCGATGAATGCTGTTTTAAGTTTGGCAAGTTTAGGCGCTGAGGATTCTAAAGATCCTGAAATGACTGAGTATTTTAAGAAGATAAATGATTCCGGGAAATATCTATTGGGACTGATTAATGATATTTTAGATATGTCCAGGATTGAACGTCAAAAAGTTAAGCTGAATCCCGAAATAGCAGAGCTGGATAAGTTTTTTTCTACTATTATGTCTATTATAAAACCATTATATCAGGCAAAGAATATTGACTTTGTGTTTGACAGGTCAGAATTTAAAAGAAAATATGCAAAAATTGATGTTATGCGTACACAGCAAATATTAATAAATCTCTTAAACAACGCTATAAAATTTTCTGATAACGGCGGCAGGATAGAATTTACCGCGTTATCTTTGAATAGAGGCGGTAAGGAATATAATAAGTTTATTATCCGTGATTACGGCGTGGGTATGAGCAAAGACTTTTTGAGCCGTGTTTTTAATCCGTTTGAGCAGGAACAAAATAAATTTTCTTCGTCTCAGGAAGGTACTGGATTAGGACTGGCGATATCGAAAAATTTGGTCAGCCTAATGGGCGGAACCATAGAAGTTGAAAGCGTTATAAATCAAGGAAGCACTTTTACTGTGGAGATACCGGTTTCAGAGCCGGGAGCGGAAGAAATAAGAGAATTTATTGATTTAAAAAGAGATTCAAAGAATACTTGTGATTTAAGCGGCAGAAGAGTTTTGCTTGCGGAGGATCATCCGATAAATACAGAGATAACCGTTAAGCTTTTGGAAAAACGCGGAATGGTTGTTGAGCATGCAGAGGATGGAGTGATTGCTGTAGATATGTTTAAAAAATCCAAACCGGGTTATTATGACGCTGTTTTGATGGATATAAGGATGCCGAATATGGATGGGCTTGAAGCTGCTGAAAAAATTCGGAGTCTAAACAGAAGCGACGCAAAAACAGTGCCTATAATTGCTATGACGGCAAACGCGTTTGATACTGATATAGAGAACTCAATTAATGCAGGGATGAATGCGCATTTATCAAAGCCGATAAAACCTGAGGAGGTTTATAAGACGCTTGAAATTTTAGTAGGACGGGTGTAA
- a CDS encoding HAD-IC family P-type ATPase: MENSDVFDPAWKDEEYDSENGLSPQQVRERVGKGAVNESVDSSTRTYGEIVKSNVFTYFNLIFVILALLLLIVGSFKDMTFLGVIFFNTVIGIAQEFRSKKALDSLKIISDPKATVIRGGVQETIPVENLVLDDLVIFSAGCQIPADAVVVSGNVQVNESLITGESEEIAKKAGDELLSGSFVVSGECRGRLLKVGKESYVSKLTLKATKDKREEESELIRSLDKLVKIVGIIIIPIGLTLFIQQMFFAGATFSDSITGMVAAVIGMIPEGLYLLASVAMVVSIMRLARKKVLVRNMKCIETLARVDVLCVDKTGTITENTMKVSRLVPAEGKDLDCITALLSNMVSAMSSDNITMEAMKEFFTKTTKAEPEKVFSFSSQYKYSGCILGGQNYVLGAPEFVLREQFDNYAEEVYEYSEEGYRVLAFVKYLGEMTGKALTDNVELLGFVLLSNPIRSTAKETFQYFAEQGVDVKVISGDNPVTVSRVAEEAGIKEADKYVDATSLTTDQDIYDACLKYNVFGRVVPEQKRQFVKALKAQGKTVGMTGDGVNDVLALKEANCSIAMASGSEAASQVSQLVLVDSDFSKMPSVVGEGRRVVNNIERTASLFLVKNIFSLLLSLFSMIAVNGYPMEPSQVSLVAMFTIGIPAFFLSLEPNKSLIKGRFLTNVFTKAAPAGITDFLVVSALVVFCSMFNIDEESVSTACTVLISVVGFMILYRISKPMNWRHWLLIIAMIAGWIGCVIFLRPLFGITAMSVQCIMLLAVFALVADPVLRFFSLIVDKSFWRSKIDKVLGIVHRR; encoded by the coding sequence ATGGAGAATTCCGATGTATTTGATCCTGCCTGGAAAGATGAGGAGTATGATTCAGAAAATGGTCTGAGTCCTCAGCAGGTAAGGGAGAGAGTGGGGAAGGGAGCGGTGAATGAATCTGTGGATTCATCTACCAGAACATATGGGGAGATTGTTAAAAGTAACGTATTTACTTATTTTAATCTGATATTTGTTATTTTAGCTCTATTGCTTCTTATTGTAGGCTCTTTCAAGGATATGACGTTTTTGGGCGTTATATTTTTTAATACAGTGATAGGAATAGCCCAGGAATTTCGCTCTAAAAAGGCGCTTGACAGTTTGAAAATAATAAGCGACCCGAAAGCCACCGTAATAAGAGGCGGTGTGCAGGAAACGATACCCGTAGAAAACCTTGTTCTTGATGATTTAGTGATATTTTCGGCAGGGTGTCAGATACCGGCTGACGCAGTGGTGGTCTCGGGAAACGTTCAGGTTAATGAATCTCTTATCACCGGAGAATCCGAGGAGATAGCGAAAAAAGCCGGAGATGAATTGCTGTCAGGCAGTTTTGTGGTTTCCGGTGAATGCAGGGGCAGACTTCTGAAAGTCGGAAAAGAGTCTTATGTTTCTAAGTTGACGCTAAAGGCGACAAAAGATAAGCGTGAGGAAGAATCTGAGCTTATTCGCTCTTTGGATAAGCTTGTTAAGATTGTAGGCATTATAATTATTCCGATAGGTCTGACTTTGTTTATTCAGCAGATGTTTTTTGCGGGGGCGACATTCAGCGATAGTATAACCGGAATGGTAGCCGCCGTGATAGGTATGATACCTGAGGGATTATATCTTTTGGCAAGTGTAGCAATGGTTGTAAGCATTATGCGTCTTGCGAGAAAAAAAGTTTTGGTTCGAAATATGAAGTGTATTGAAACTCTGGCAAGAGTTGACGTTTTGTGTGTGGACAAGACCGGGACTATAACCGAGAATACTATGAAAGTCAGCCGCTTGGTGCCGGCAGAGGGAAAGGACTTAGATTGTATTACTGCGCTTTTAAGCAATATGGTTTCCGCTATGAGCAGCGATAATATTACTATGGAAGCCATGAAGGAATTTTTTACAAAGACTACAAAAGCTGAACCTGAAAAAGTGTTTTCGTTTTCTTCTCAGTATAAGTACAGCGGATGTATTTTGGGCGGTCAGAACTATGTTTTGGGTGCGCCTGAGTTTGTGCTCAGAGAGCAATTTGACAATTATGCCGAGGAGGTATACGAATATTCTGAGGAAGGCTATAGAGTTTTAGCGTTTGTTAAATATCTTGGAGAAATGACAGGCAAAGCCTTAACGGATAATGTTGAGCTTTTGGGTTTTGTTCTGCTTTCGAATCCGATACGTTCAACTGCAAAGGAGACTTTTCAGTATTTCGCTGAACAAGGAGTTGATGTAAAAGTTATATCCGGTGATAATCCGGTCACAGTGTCCAGAGTTGCGGAGGAGGCCGGAATTAAGGAAGCGGATAAGTATGTTGATGCGACTAGTCTTACAACTGACCAGGACATATATGACGCCTGTCTTAAATATAACGTATTTGGACGTGTTGTTCCCGAGCAGAAGAGACAGTTTGTGAAAGCGCTCAAAGCTCAGGGAAAAACGGTTGGAATGACGGGAGATGGCGTCAATGACGTTTTGGCGCTCAAGGAGGCGAATTGCAGTATAGCCATGGCATCCGGAAGTGAAGCGGCTTCTCAGGTGTCTCAGCTTGTTTTGGTGGACTCGGATTTTTCTAAAATGCCGTCAGTTGTAGGAGAGGGAAGGCGTGTTGTAAACAACATAGAGAGAACAGCCAGTTTGTTTTTGGTTAAAAATATATTTTCATTGCTGCTTTCATTGTTTTCAATGATTGCGGTGAATGGTTACCCCATGGAACCCTCACAGGTTTCGCTGGTGGCAATGTTTACGATTGGAATACCTGCGTTTTTCTTATCACTGGAACCAAACAAGAGCTTGATAAAAGGACGGTTTTTAACGAATGTTTTTACCAAGGCTGCTCCGGCCGGTATAACCGATTTTTTAGTGGTCAGTGCTTTAGTAGTGTTCTGCAGTATGTTTAATATAGATGAGGAAAGCGTTTCAACCGCCTGCACAGTGCTTATATCCGTTGTTGGGTTTATGATACTGTATCGTATTTCAAAACCTATGAACTGGCGGCACTGGCTTTTGATTATCGCTATGATAGCAGGCTGGATAGGCTGTGTAATTTTCTTAAGACCATTGTTTGGTATAACAGCAATGAGTGTTCAGTGCATAATGTTATTGGCAGTGTTTGCGCTGGTTGCCGACCCGGTGCTGAGATTTTTCAGCTTGATTGTTGATAAGTCGTTTTGGCGCTCAAAGATAGATAAAGTTCTGGGCATTGTGCACAGAAGATAA
- a CDS encoding superoxide dismutase family protein codes for MFKANYKPNSAADISGGENYPGIRGRVIFRQQKNGVLVTADIYGLPTGETGCDSGVFGFHIHEGEDCGSNGQEPFSNTKGHYNPGDCPHPYHAGDLPPLFENDGYAYMSFLTNRFTATEIIGRTVVIHLKPDDFHSQPSGNSGEKIACGVIKAL; via the coding sequence ATGTTCAAAGCAAATTATAAACCAAATTCTGCTGCCGATATATCAGGCGGCGAAAACTATCCGGGGATAAGAGGGCGCGTAATATTCAGACAGCAGAAGAACGGCGTGCTGGTCACGGCAGATATATATGGTCTGCCTACGGGAGAAACAGGATGTGATTCCGGTGTTTTCGGCTTTCATATACACGAGGGCGAAGACTGCGGAAGCAATGGACAGGAACCGTTTTCAAACACTAAGGGACACTATAATCCGGGGGATTGTCCGCATCCGTACCATGCGGGAGATTTGCCGCCTTTATTTGAAAACGACGGGTATGCGTATATGTCATTTTTAACCAACCGTTTTACTGCGACCGAAATTATTGGCAGAACTGTGGTTATCCATCTTAAGCCTGATGACTTCCATTCCCAGCCCAGTGGAAACTCAGGGGAAAAAATAGCCTGCGGCGTTATAAAAGCGTTATAG
- a CDS encoding TIGR03960 family B12-binding radical SAM protein, producing MSRFTDEYKIKYEGCLKRVQKPARYIGNEFGSVHKKWSDDMLTFAFCFPDVYEVGMSHLGMKILYHMLNEREDTVCERVFAPWDDMEQEMRKEGIPLLSMESYVPVKNFDFIGFTLQYEMSYSNIVNMLDLAGVPLRTAERTAGDPFVCCGGPCAYHAEPLSDFVDFFILGEGEEVNSEIMDVYKEWKNSGSTDRDDFLMSIIPLGGVYVPKFYDVEYNDDNTISRFEPNREGVPKQVRKRIILNMDNTYVPKKLIVPFMETVHDRIMLELFRGCIRGCRFCQAGYIYRPVRERSVDKLVETAGECIKNTGYEEMSMSSLSTSDYTDLDELTNKLLDITVDKRINLSLPSLRVDNFSMELMKKVQKVKKSGLTFAPEAGTQRLRDVINKNVLESDLIRTSNIAFRGGYNRIKLYFMLGLPTETYEDVLGIAELGKKVIDEGFFSIPVEERKGRSVSVTISTSFFVPKPFTPFQWEPQNKISEMEEKAKYLKEHIGSKKIVYNWHNSDISLLEAVFAKGDRRLGEVLITAQKLGCKFDGWSDFFDFDKWMEAFRINGIDPEFYALRRIGYDEILPWDYADIGVPKSFLIKEHKRAYEEKTTPTCREKCSGCGAASFGGGVCFE from the coding sequence ATGAGCAGATTTACTGACGAGTATAAAATCAAATATGAAGGTTGTTTAAAGCGCGTGCAGAAACCGGCCAGATATATCGGAAACGAATTTGGAAGCGTGCATAAGAAGTGGTCGGACGATATGCTGACTTTTGCGTTTTGTTTCCCGGATGTTTATGAGGTTGGAATGTCGCATTTGGGAATGAAGATTCTTTATCATATGCTGAATGAGCGTGAGGATACCGTTTGTGAGCGTGTGTTTGCTCCGTGGGACGATATGGAGCAGGAGATGAGAAAAGAGGGAATACCCCTGCTTTCGATGGAAAGTTATGTTCCGGTGAAAAATTTTGATTTTATAGGATTTACGCTTCAATATGAAATGAGCTATTCTAATATAGTGAATATGCTTGACCTCGCAGGAGTGCCGCTGCGCACGGCAGAAAGAACAGCCGGTGACCCGTTTGTGTGCTGCGGAGGACCATGCGCGTATCATGCGGAGCCGCTTTCGGATTTTGTTGATTTTTTTATCCTCGGAGAGGGTGAGGAAGTTAACAGCGAGATTATGGATGTGTATAAAGAATGGAAAAACAGCGGAAGTACAGACCGTGATGATTTTCTTATGTCAATAATACCTTTGGGCGGAGTATATGTGCCAAAGTTTTATGACGTAGAATATAATGATGACAACACTATCTCAAGATTTGAACCTAACCGTGAAGGGGTACCGAAACAGGTTAGAAAACGTATAATCCTCAATATGGATAACACTTATGTTCCAAAAAAACTTATCGTGCCTTTTATGGAGACCGTGCATGACAGAATAATGCTGGAGCTGTTCCGGGGATGTATACGAGGGTGCCGTTTTTGTCAGGCAGGGTATATATACCGACCGGTGCGCGAAAGAAGTGTTGACAAGCTGGTTGAGACTGCCGGGGAGTGCATAAAAAACACTGGATATGAAGAAATGTCAATGTCATCGCTCAGTACAAGCGATTATACCGATTTGGACGAGCTTACAAATAAGCTGCTGGATATAACAGTGGACAAGCGTATCAATCTTTCGCTTCCGTCCCTCCGTGTTGACAATTTTTCTATGGAGCTTATGAAGAAAGTTCAAAAGGTTAAAAAGAGCGGATTGACTTTTGCTCCTGAGGCGGGAACGCAAAGACTTAGGGATGTTATCAATAAAAATGTTTTGGAGAGTGATTTAATACGAACCTCCAATATAGCGTTCAGAGGCGGATATAACAGAATCAAGCTGTATTTTATGCTGGGTCTGCCCACTGAAACATATGAAGATGTATTAGGGATTGCCGAACTGGGCAAAAAAGTTATTGACGAGGGCTTCTTCTCCATACCGGTTGAGGAGAGAAAAGGCAGAAGCGTAAGCGTTACGATTAGTACCTCATTTTTTGTTCCGAAGCCTTTCACTCCGTTCCAATGGGAACCTCAGAATAAGATTTCCGAAATGGAGGAAAAGGCAAAATATTTAAAAGAACATATTGGTTCAAAGAAAATTGTTTATAACTGGCATAACAGTGATATCAGTCTTCTTGAAGCCGTCTTTGCCAAAGGTGACAGAAGGCTGGGAGAAGTTTTGATAACTGCGCAGAAACTTGGCTGCAAGTTTGACGGCTGGAGTGACTTTTTTGATTTTGACAAGTGGATGGAAGCCTTTAGAATAAATGGAATCGACCCTGAGTTTTACGCTTTACGCCGTATAGGATATGATGAAATTCTGCCATGGGATTACGCTGATATCGGAGTTCCGAAATCATTCTTGATAAAGGAGCATAAGAGGGCGTATGAGGAGAAGACAACTCCAACCTGCCGCGAAAAGTGCAGCGGCTGCGGAGCAGCCAGCTTTGGAGGAGGTGTCTGTTTTGAGTAA
- a CDS encoding TIGR03936 family radical SAM-associated protein translates to MSKRRLKFSKLNMAKYISHLDLLRCFTRSIMRAELPVKYSNGFNPHQKITFSLPLSIGVTSDSEFVDIDFEDGIKDSEIMERLNNNLPPDMRILNVGDIKDSANDIVSAKYQVKIISDKVITDEKVKGFFDMPEYTIMKKTKKKGEQPVNLMDFIIDYSISEHSESSDGSILQMELILSAGGQKNLKPEIAVKALSDYLATEINIISYDIHRTEIYISEKEGLKVFE, encoded by the coding sequence TTGAGTAAAAGACGTCTTAAATTTTCGAAGTTAAACATGGCTAAGTATATTTCACATTTGGATTTGCTGAGATGCTTTACACGTTCAATTATGAGGGCGGAACTTCCTGTGAAATACTCAAACGGGTTTAATCCTCATCAAAAGATAACGTTTTCACTTCCTTTGTCAATAGGTGTCACAAGCGACAGTGAATTCGTGGACATTGATTTTGAAGACGGAATAAAAGACAGTGAAATAATGGAGCGCCTCAATAATAATCTGCCGCCTGATATGCGGATATTAAATGTGGGAGACATAAAAGACAGCGCTAATGATATAGTTTCCGCAAAGTATCAGGTTAAAATTATATCGGATAAGGTCATAACCGATGAAAAAGTCAAGGGATTTTTTGATATGCCGGAATATACGATTATGAAAAAGACCAAAAAGAAAGGCGAACAGCCTGTAAATTTAATGGATTTCATAATTGATTACAGTATTTCGGAACATTCAGAAAGCAGTGACGGCAGTATACTGCAAATGGAACTAATTTTGTCTGCCGGAGGTCAAAAAAACTTAAAACCTGAAATTGCGGTAAAGGCGTTGTCGGACTATCTAGCGACGGAAATAAATATAATAAGTTATGATATACACCGAACTGAGATTTATATCAGTGAAAAAGAGGGTCTAAAAGTATTTGAGTAA
- a CDS encoding 6-phosphofructokinase, with protein sequence MRRIGILTSGGDCQGLNSAIRAVGKALYERFQNDVEIYGIQDGYYGLIEGEYKKMEPRDFSGILTIGGTILGTSRQPFKRMRDVDENNVDKVQKMKDTYMKMGLNCLVVLGGNGTHKTANLLSEEGLNIIGLPKTIDNDIWGTDMTFGFYSALNVITDVIDRIHTTATSHGRVFIVEVMGHKVGWLTLYAGLAGGADVILLPEIPYDIDSVVAELNKREKSGKKFSIIAVAEGAISKEEAALKKKEFKQRRAEMVQPSIAYRVADEIKEKFNHEIRVCVPGHFQRGGSPCPYDRVFTTRIGTSAAQLISENKYGYMVALQNNEIVPVPLSEVAGKLKCVSPGSNEVVTGRELGICFGD encoded by the coding sequence ATGAGAAGAATTGGGATTCTTACAAGCGGAGGCGATTGCCAGGGGCTGAATTCTGCCATTCGCGCTGTTGGAAAAGCCTTATATGAGCGATTCCAGAACGATGTTGAGATTTATGGAATTCAGGACGGTTATTATGGTCTGATAGAGGGCGAGTATAAAAAAATGGAACCCCGCGACTTTTCAGGGATTCTGACAATTGGAGGAACTATTTTAGGGACATCGCGTCAGCCGTTTAAGAGAATGAGGGATGTTGATGAGAACAATGTAGACAAGGTTCAGAAGATGAAAGATACCTATATGAAAATGGGTTTAAACTGTCTTGTCGTATTGGGCGGAAACGGCACTCATAAGACTGCGAATTTACTGAGCGAGGAAGGTCTAAATATCATTGGTCTTCCAAAGACAATAGATAATGATATTTGGGGAACAGATATGACGTTCGGTTTCTATAGTGCGCTTAACGTTATAACGGATGTTATAGACAGGATTCATACTACAGCTACGTCTCATGGCAGAGTGTTTATCGTTGAGGTTATGGGACACAAAGTGGGCTGGCTGACTCTTTATGCCGGTCTTGCCGGAGGAGCGGACGTTATTCTGCTGCCGGAAATTCCTTATGATATAGACAGCGTGGTTGCCGAGCTTAACAAAAGAGAAAAATCAGGCAAGAAGTTTTCTATTATAGCCGTGGCGGAAGGCGCCATATCGAAAGAGGAGGCCGCGCTGAAAAAGAAAGAATTTAAGCAGAGAAGGGCTGAGATGGTACAGCCTTCAATTGCTTACCGTGTAGCGGATGAGATAAAAGAAAAGTTTAATCACGAAATCCGCGTATGTGTTCCCGGGCATTTTCAAAGAGGAGGAAGCCCTTGTCCGTATGACAGAGTCTTTACAACCAGGATTGGAACCAGCGCTGCTCAGCTCATTTCCGAAAATAAATATGGCTATATGGTGGCTTTGCAGAATAATGAAATTGTTCCGGTTCCTCTGAGCGAGGTTGCCGGAAAACTGAAATGCGTCAGCCCCGGTTCCAACGAGGTTGTAACAGGCAGAGAACTAGGTATCTGTTTCGGAGACTAG